A section of the Candidatus Polarisedimenticolaceae bacterium genome encodes:
- a CDS encoding sigma-70 family RNA polymerase sigma factor: protein MSGTTAPTFVPELLAPGKRGPKPKARRKDIPRAEMERLIEEARRLVPICARAYMGRGVPIDDLVGAGNLGVVEGAYRFDPGRGVKFASYAMWWIRRGMSAAIERESQLVIVPRYSRDRRRRVLEILSKTRDDDGPQSLASVGAELGLTEHQVERAMNSWSVMLSLDTPTRPESKRTLGDTLTAPDAAEPDEVTLSAEMWRRIGDAIAALPKRQRTVLKLRYGLSGKEPALLSDISALLGLSRERVRQIENEALAQVRRSLTRERRSSSSPTRS, encoded by the coding sequence ATGTCTGGCACGACCGCACCAACGTTCGTCCCGGAGCTTCTTGCCCCCGGGAAGCGAGGACCGAAGCCGAAGGCGCGCCGGAAGGACATCCCTCGCGCCGAGATGGAGCGATTGATCGAAGAGGCGCGCCGGCTCGTGCCGATCTGCGCGCGCGCCTACATGGGCCGCGGCGTACCCATCGACGATCTCGTCGGCGCCGGCAACCTCGGCGTGGTCGAGGGCGCGTACCGTTTCGATCCCGGGCGCGGCGTCAAGTTCGCGAGCTACGCGATGTGGTGGATCCGCCGCGGGATGTCCGCCGCGATCGAGCGCGAGTCGCAGCTCGTCATCGTCCCGCGCTACTCCCGCGACCGGCGGCGGCGCGTTCTCGAGATCCTGTCGAAGACGCGCGACGACGACGGCCCGCAATCCCTTGCTTCCGTCGGTGCGGAGCTCGGCCTGACGGAGCATCAGGTCGAGCGCGCCATGAACAGCTGGAGCGTGATGCTCTCCCTCGACACGCCGACGCGCCCGGAGAGCAAGCGTACGTTGGGGGATACGCTGACGGCGCCGGACGCCGCGGAGCCCGACGAGGTCACGCTCTCCGCGGAGATGTGGCGCCGCATCGGCGACGCGATCGCCGCGCTCCCGAAACGGCAACGCACGGTACTGAAGCTCCGCTACGGTCTCAGCGGCAAGGAGCCGGCCCTGCTCAGCGACATCTCGGCGCTGCTCGGCCTCAGCCGTGAGCGCGTGCGTCAGATCGAGAACGAGGCGCTGGCGCAGGTCAGGCGGAGCCTTACACGGGAACGGCGATCTTCTTCTTCACCCACTCGGTCGTGA
- a CDS encoding AsmA-like C-terminal region-containing protein, which yields MASPAKRFLVVISVGAALVLALLLAARLALPGWLRGKVERLAGEATGRALTIGGPLDLSLFGSPTLSVKDVRFANVPGGSESSMVTAGRLAVSIDLRRLLSGEIHVRRVELEDVRVLLERSNWHFELPQRPPSRKKAPKVVVDEAALRNFRLVHRPGLELGIQSFTAHRDPATDMVAVDGRGDFNAAPWHLAGTVGTVASILEGRDVDQTLTGGIGQSTLSVEGHLRDPLTLGGPRLGIDVAGPDVAVALAVFGLRSPLAGPFKLEAKLSPQGDDVGVEVVAGVGGVEAKATGAVDSLLGLSRAEAVVEASGPDAAVIGGWTGVRGLPTGPFRAAGKVVWADRAVGLSDVDVAAGGIDARVSGTIGTTIELDVDARGRDLAVLRAVSTVPLPAGPFTVDGRFTRRGRVLAIGATTVHVGETTVHASGTIGTPPGCRDLDLTAEGSGPDASIFSALATVHLPAERFDVRGRVALEGGAIGLHGVEGHLGASAYGIDGTLMPVRGLAGSRARVHAGGEDLAGALMPFGVTGLPAQPFDGGGTVGISGGAYDLEGVVAHVGGMDATVEGRVSVPVTAATSLAAHVSGNHLSDLAAWGVHATLPPDPFEAEGTLRIDGGVYRVERGTGTIGSDTLTADGIVAPAYDLDLHAVGPHLPSIARFFEDGSLPHLPDTPFDVKAHARGADGGVGVRGGEGTIGNLHLAVDGTVGTATDATIAVDAPDTTVASELAGVHLPDGVLRARGRIRRKDGVTGLDGVKINLGSAYAEVSGTVGDVQSLDVDVEGPDLAAIVGPLTGLSPLPTDSFAAEGHFLGDRRRMTSEGFSARLGDSDVAGSIALAFGDKTTIDADLRSKRLDVARLISGFTEPPAEKAPAVAAKRTHVIPDAAIDLTALGRLEARVVLRADEVAFPGVPLRDVSIEARAHDGGLHVERLEGTGLNGGHLMTHAALTPADDGYAFDGGLRLDGGRFTLLLKKDGSPKDAPTLDVDTELAGKGRTLHEILGGSDGKILVQLGPGRLPKTLSSGFLVSLLDTLNPFRKTSPDTPLECGIAAAAIEDGKVVVDPIATRTDKLTILGRGKLDLSTEEINLTWTLKPRKGVGVSPGTIANTFIKLGGTLADPKIDAKPLEAAATTGAAVATAGITILLKGFYDRITAETNVCAKALKKVRKEEEKRAAATAPDAAGE from the coding sequence ATGGCCTCCCCCGCGAAACGCTTCCTCGTCGTGATTTCCGTCGGGGCGGCGCTCGTTCTCGCGCTCCTTCTCGCCGCGCGGCTCGCCCTCCCCGGCTGGCTCCGCGGGAAGGTCGAGCGTCTCGCCGGCGAGGCGACGGGCCGGGCCCTGACGATCGGAGGCCCGCTCGACCTGTCGCTGTTCGGATCGCCGACCCTCTCCGTCAAGGACGTGCGGTTCGCCAACGTGCCGGGCGGATCGGAATCGTCGATGGTGACCGCGGGGCGGCTCGCCGTCTCGATCGATCTCCGAAGGCTGCTTTCGGGAGAGATCCACGTTCGCCGCGTCGAGCTGGAGGATGTCCGGGTGCTCCTCGAGCGGTCGAACTGGCATTTCGAGCTTCCGCAACGGCCGCCTTCCAGGAAGAAGGCCCCCAAGGTCGTCGTCGACGAAGCGGCGCTCCGGAATTTCCGGCTCGTCCACCGCCCCGGCCTCGAGCTGGGAATCCAGTCGTTCACGGCACATCGCGACCCGGCGACCGACATGGTCGCGGTCGACGGCCGCGGCGACTTCAATGCCGCGCCGTGGCACCTCGCGGGGACCGTCGGCACGGTCGCGAGCATCCTCGAAGGACGCGACGTCGATCAGACGTTGACCGGTGGGATTGGGCAATCGACGCTGTCGGTCGAAGGCCACCTCCGTGATCCATTGACGCTCGGCGGCCCGAGGCTCGGGATCGACGTCGCGGGTCCCGACGTCGCGGTCGCGCTGGCGGTCTTCGGCCTTCGCTCGCCCCTCGCCGGCCCGTTCAAGCTCGAGGCGAAGCTCTCGCCGCAGGGGGACGACGTCGGCGTGGAGGTCGTCGCGGGCGTCGGCGGCGTGGAAGCGAAGGCGACGGGAGCCGTCGACTCGCTCCTCGGACTTTCGCGCGCGGAAGCGGTCGTCGAGGCGTCCGGTCCCGACGCGGCGGTCATCGGCGGCTGGACCGGTGTGCGTGGGCTCCCCACGGGGCCGTTCCGCGCCGCGGGCAAGGTGGTCTGGGCCGACCGCGCCGTAGGGCTCTCCGATGTCGACGTCGCGGCGGGAGGGATCGACGCCCGCGTGAGCGGGACGATCGGCACGACGATCGAGCTCGACGTCGACGCTCGCGGCCGCGACTTGGCGGTGCTGAGGGCGGTGTCGACGGTTCCGCTTCCCGCGGGGCCGTTCACGGTCGACGGACGGTTCACACGCCGGGGGCGCGTGCTCGCAATCGGCGCAACGACGGTGCACGTCGGTGAGACGACCGTCCACGCGTCCGGCACGATCGGCACGCCTCCCGGTTGTCGCGACCTCGACCTCACCGCCGAAGGGAGCGGCCCTGACGCCTCCATTTTCTCCGCGCTCGCGACGGTGCACCTTCCCGCCGAGCGGTTCGACGTGCGCGGCCGCGTGGCGCTCGAGGGCGGAGCGATCGGCCTCCACGGGGTCGAAGGACATCTCGGCGCGAGCGCGTACGGCATCGACGGCACGCTTATGCCGGTGCGAGGTCTTGCCGGCTCGCGCGCCCGTGTCCACGCCGGAGGAGAGGACTTGGCCGGTGCGCTCATGCCGTTCGGCGTGACGGGCCTTCCCGCGCAGCCGTTCGACGGCGGCGGCACGGTGGGGATCTCCGGCGGTGCCTACGATCTGGAAGGCGTCGTCGCCCACGTCGGCGGCATGGACGCCACCGTCGAAGGCCGCGTCAGCGTACCGGTCACCGCCGCCACGTCTCTCGCCGCGCACGTATCCGGGAACCACCTCTCGGACCTCGCCGCGTGGGGCGTCCATGCCACGCTTCCGCCCGATCCGTTCGAGGCGGAGGGCACGCTGCGCATCGACGGCGGCGTCTACCGCGTCGAGCGCGGCACCGGCACGATCGGGTCCGACACGCTCACGGCGGATGGGATCGTCGCCCCCGCGTACGACCTCGATCTCCACGCCGTGGGCCCGCACCTGCCTTCGATCGCTCGCTTCTTCGAGGACGGCTCCTTGCCGCATCTTCCCGATACGCCGTTCGACGTGAAGGCCCACGCTCGCGGGGCCGACGGCGGCGTTGGCGTCCGCGGTGGCGAAGGCACGATCGGGAACCTCCACCTCGCGGTCGACGGCACGGTCGGGACGGCGACCGATGCGACGATCGCCGTCGACGCTCCCGACACCACGGTCGCGTCCGAGCTCGCCGGCGTTCACCTGCCCGACGGCGTGCTCCGCGCCCGCGGGCGCATCCGGCGCAAGGACGGCGTCACCGGACTCGACGGCGTCAAGATCAACCTCGGCTCCGCGTACGCCGAGGTCTCCGGAACCGTCGGCGACGTCCAGTCGCTCGACGTGGACGTCGAGGGCCCCGATCTCGCGGCGATCGTGGGCCCGCTCACGGGCCTGTCGCCGCTCCCGACCGACTCGTTCGCCGCGGAGGGGCACTTCCTGGGCGACCGCCGGCGCATGACCTCGGAGGGTTTCTCGGCGCGGCTCGGCGACAGCGACGTCGCCGGCTCGATCGCGCTCGCGTTCGGGGACAAGACGACGATCGACGCCGACCTGCGGTCGAAGCGTCTCGACGTCGCGCGGCTGATCTCCGGATTCACCGAGCCGCCGGCCGAGAAGGCCCCCGCGGTCGCCGCCAAGCGAACACACGTCATCCCCGACGCCGCGATCGACCTCACCGCGCTTGGCCGGCTCGAGGCGCGCGTCGTTCTCCGGGCCGACGAGGTCGCTTTCCCCGGCGTTCCCCTGCGCGACGTCTCGATCGAAGCGCGCGCTCACGACGGCGGCCTCCACGTCGAGCGCCTCGAGGGCACGGGCTTGAACGGCGGACACCTCATGACGCACGCGGCGCTCACTCCCGCGGACGACGGCTACGCGTTCGACGGCGGCCTTCGCCTCGACGGCGGGCGCTTCACTCTTCTCTTGAAGAAAGACGGATCGCCGAAGGATGCCCCGACGCTCGACGTCGACACCGAGCTTGCAGGGAAGGGAAGAACCCTCCACGAGATCCTCGGCGGGAGCGACGGCAAGATTCTCGTGCAGCTCGGACCCGGGCGCCTACCGAAGACCCTTTCGTCCGGCTTTCTGGTCTCCCTCCTCGACACGCTCAATCCGTTCCGGAAGACGAGCCCCGATACCCCTCTCGAATGCGGGATCGCGGCGGCGGCGATCGAGGACGGGAAGGTCGTCGTCGATCCGATCGCGACGCGCACCGACAAGCTCACGATCCTCGGCCGGGGCAAGCTCGACCTCTCGACCGAAGAGATCAACCTCACCTGGACGCTGAAGCCGCGCAAGGGGGTCGGGGTCAGCCCGGGCACGATCGCGAACACATTCATCAAGCTCGGCGGCACGCTCGCGGACCCCAAGATCGACGCCAAGCCGCTCGAGGCCGCCGCGACGACCGGCGCGGCGGTCGCGACGGCCGGCATCACGATCCTCCTGAAGGGGTTCTACGACCGGATCACGGCCGAGACGAACGTCTGCGCCAAGGCGCTGAAGAAGGTCCGCAAGGAAGAGGAGAAGCGGGCCGCCGCTACCGCTCCCGACGCAGCGGGAGAATGA
- the uvrA gene encoding excinuclease ABC subunit UvrA, whose protein sequence is MAATEIVIRGAAEHNLKRIDLTIPRNRLVVITGVSGSGKSSLAFDTLYAEGQRRYVESLSAYARQFLEMMEKPDVESIEGLSPAISIEQKTTSRNPRSTVGTVTEIYDYLRLLFARIGKPHCPNCGKPITSQTVQQIVDAVLELPQGAKIQVMAPIVRGRKGIYKKELKEMARKGFVRARIDGQVRDLADEIDLDKQKKHTIEIVVDRLVVKPEVKGRLTDSVETALGAAEGLVVIDVDGKRDLLFSRHLACIDCGISVGDLAPRMFSFNSPYGACPECDGLGVRKSFDKEKILRDPAMTLREGALAWGDANWYQVLESGVFKAYKVGVDTPYEKLPPAFKKVLWDGAGEREFKFKWEGRRSSYEWQRTWDGILPSLERKYRDTASESRREELEKLMSVHPCPACHGARLKPETLAVKLEGKTIAEHTSLSVARAIRMYDALKLDAKERQIAAPIMKEIKERLGFLENVGLGYLTLDRGAATLSGGEGQRIRLATQIGSRLTGVLYILDEPSIGLHQRDNRKLLNTLVAMRDLGNTVIVVEHDEETILASDHVIDLGPGAGELGGEIVAQGTPGEIAADRKSLTGAFLSGRESVPIPKTRRAGSGKSITVHGATEHNLKNVTVAFPLGKLTCVTGVSGSGKSTLVNEILHRALARKLHAAEDLPGAHAKITGIMEIDKVIDIDQSPIGRTPRSNPATYVGLFTPIRDLYALVPESRARGYQPGRFSFNVKGGRCEACEGDGVLRIEMHFLPDVYVTCDTCNGRRYNRETLEILYKGKSIADVLEMTVHQALPFYEAVPAIREKLQTLQDVGLGYIRLGQAATTLSGGEAQRIKLAKELSRRATGRTVYLLDEPTTGLHFDDVRKLLGVLDRLVDAGNTVIVIEHNLDVIKCADWLIDLGPEGGDGGGRVIATGTPEEVARIPESRTGEYVARALTGRAPVSNLISGSSLKSVARRRG, encoded by the coding sequence ATGGCCGCCACCGAGATCGTGATCCGCGGCGCCGCGGAGCACAACCTCAAGCGCATCGACCTGACCATCCCGAGGAACCGCCTCGTCGTCATCACCGGTGTGTCCGGCTCCGGGAAGTCCTCCCTCGCGTTCGACACCCTCTACGCCGAGGGCCAGCGGCGCTACGTCGAATCGCTGTCGGCGTATGCGCGGCAGTTCCTCGAGATGATGGAGAAGCCCGACGTCGAGTCGATCGAAGGGCTCTCGCCCGCGATCTCGATCGAGCAGAAGACGACGTCGCGGAACCCGCGCTCGACCGTCGGGACGGTCACGGAAATCTACGATTACCTGCGCCTGCTCTTCGCGCGGATCGGGAAGCCCCACTGCCCGAACTGCGGGAAGCCGATCACCTCGCAGACGGTCCAGCAGATCGTCGACGCGGTGCTCGAGCTGCCACAAGGGGCGAAGATCCAGGTCATGGCGCCGATCGTGCGCGGCCGCAAGGGGATCTACAAGAAAGAGCTGAAGGAGATGGCGCGCAAGGGATTCGTGCGCGCGCGCATCGACGGCCAGGTCCGCGACCTCGCCGACGAGATCGACCTCGACAAGCAGAAGAAGCACACGATCGAGATCGTCGTCGACCGCCTGGTCGTGAAACCCGAGGTCAAGGGACGTCTGACCGACTCGGTCGAGACGGCGCTCGGCGCGGCGGAAGGGCTCGTCGTCATCGACGTCGACGGGAAGCGCGACCTCCTCTTCTCGCGCCACCTGGCGTGCATCGACTGCGGGATCTCGGTCGGCGACCTGGCGCCGCGGATGTTCTCGTTCAACTCGCCCTACGGCGCCTGTCCGGAATGCGACGGCCTCGGCGTCCGCAAGTCGTTCGACAAGGAGAAGATCCTCCGCGACCCCGCGATGACGCTGCGCGAGGGCGCGCTCGCCTGGGGCGACGCGAACTGGTACCAGGTGCTCGAGTCGGGCGTGTTCAAGGCCTACAAGGTCGGCGTCGACACGCCGTACGAGAAGCTCCCGCCCGCGTTCAAGAAGGTCCTGTGGGACGGGGCGGGGGAGCGCGAGTTCAAGTTCAAGTGGGAAGGGCGGCGCAGCAGCTACGAGTGGCAGCGGACGTGGGACGGGATCCTCCCGTCGCTCGAGCGGAAGTACCGCGACACGGCTTCGGAGTCGCGCCGCGAGGAGCTCGAGAAGCTCATGTCGGTCCACCCGTGCCCGGCGTGCCACGGCGCGCGCCTCAAGCCGGAGACCCTCGCCGTCAAGCTCGAGGGGAAGACGATCGCCGAGCACACGTCGCTCTCGGTCGCCCGCGCGATCCGGATGTACGACGCCCTCAAGCTCGACGCAAAGGAGCGGCAGATCGCGGCGCCGATCATGAAGGAGATCAAGGAGCGCCTCGGCTTCCTCGAGAACGTCGGCCTCGGCTACCTCACGCTCGACCGCGGCGCGGCGACGCTCTCCGGGGGCGAAGGGCAGCGCATCCGGCTCGCGACGCAGATCGGATCGCGGCTCACCGGCGTCCTCTACATCCTCGACGAGCCGTCGATCGGCCTGCACCAGCGGGACAACCGGAAGCTCCTCAACACGCTCGTCGCGATGCGCGACCTCGGGAACACCGTCATCGTCGTCGAGCACGACGAGGAGACGATCCTGGCGTCCGACCACGTCATCGACCTCGGTCCCGGAGCGGGGGAGCTGGGGGGCGAGATCGTCGCGCAGGGAACCCCGGGCGAGATCGCCGCCGACCGGAAGTCGCTCACCGGCGCGTTCCTCTCGGGGCGTGAGTCGGTTCCCATCCCCAAGACGCGGCGCGCGGGGAGCGGGAAGTCGATCACCGTCCACGGCGCGACCGAGCACAACTTGAAGAACGTCACCGTCGCCTTCCCGCTCGGGAAGCTCACCTGCGTCACGGGGGTCTCCGGCTCGGGCAAGAGCACTCTGGTCAACGAGATCCTGCACCGCGCTCTCGCGCGCAAGCTCCACGCCGCAGAAGACCTCCCCGGCGCGCACGCGAAGATCACCGGGATCATGGAGATCGACAAGGTCATCGACATCGATCAGTCGCCGATCGGCCGCACGCCGCGCTCGAACCCGGCAACCTACGTCGGCCTCTTCACGCCGATCCGCGATCTCTACGCGCTCGTCCCGGAATCGAGGGCGCGCGGCTACCAGCCGGGGCGGTTCTCGTTCAACGTGAAGGGCGGCCGTTGCGAGGCCTGTGAGGGCGACGGCGTCCTCCGCATCGAGATGCACTTCCTCCCGGACGTCTACGTCACCTGCGACACCTGCAACGGCCGGCGATATAACCGTGAGACGCTCGAGATCCTCTACAAGGGGAAATCGATCGCCGACGTGCTCGAGATGACCGTCCACCAGGCGCTTCCATTCTACGAGGCCGTGCCGGCGATCCGGGAGAAGCTCCAGACCCTCCAGGACGTCGGCCTCGGCTACATCCGCCTGGGACAGGCCGCCACGACGCTCTCCGGCGGCGAGGCGCAGCGGATCAAGCTGGCCAAGGAGCTGTCGCGGCGTGCCACGGGGCGCACCGTCTACCTGCTCGACGAGCCGACGACCGGTCTCCACTTCGACGACGTTCGGAAGTTGTTGGGGGTCCTGGACCGGCTCGTCGACGCCGGGAACACCGTCATCGTCATCGAGCACAACCTGGACGTGATCAAGTGCGCCGATTGGCTCATCGACCTCGGGCCGGAGGGGGGCGACGGCGGCGGTCGCGTCATCGCGACCGGCACGCCGGAAGAGGTCGCGCGAATTCCGGAGTCGAGAACCGGGGAATACGTCGCCCGGGCCTTGACGGGTCGCGCACCGGTCTCTAACCTGATTTCCGGCTCATCCCTGAAGTCCGTTGCGCGACGCCGAGGGTGA
- a CDS encoding citrate (Si)-synthase, eukaryotic has product MSATLKTILAGKNAALKKEIEGILGAHGNTVIGDVTLSQAYGGMRDIKCMVTETSSVDPTEGIRYRGMTIPEMQAKLPRANGGSQPLPESVFWLLLTGDIPTDAQTAEVTAAWRAHETLPAHVMKALDALPVETHPMTQFSIGIMAMQNDSIFAKRYRDGMPKSAHWEAMYDDVALLLGRLPVVAAYIYRRSYKGGKHLAPATDKSLDWAANFTHMLGFDDAGFRELMRLYMSIHADHEGGNVSAHATHLVGSALSDPYLCLAAGMNGLAGPLHGLANQEVMRWLVGVKKKLGGGVPSREQLATFVWDTLNSGQVIPGYGHGVLRVTDPRYLAQREFAMKNLPDDENFQIVKMLYEIVPDILQKQGKAKDPWPNVDAHSGVILVHYGLVEYDFYTVLFGVSRAMGVLASLILDRALGLPLERPKSITTEWVKKKIAVPV; this is encoded by the coding sequence ATGTCCGCCACGCTCAAGACCATCCTCGCCGGAAAGAACGCCGCCCTCAAGAAAGAGATCGAAGGGATCCTCGGCGCCCACGGCAACACCGTCATCGGCGACGTCACGCTCTCGCAGGCTTACGGCGGAATGCGCGACATCAAGTGCATGGTGACGGAGACGTCGTCGGTCGATCCGACGGAAGGCATCCGCTACCGCGGGATGACGATCCCCGAGATGCAGGCGAAGCTGCCGCGCGCCAACGGTGGCTCGCAGCCGCTCCCCGAGTCGGTGTTCTGGCTCCTCCTCACCGGCGACATCCCGACCGACGCGCAAACCGCCGAGGTCACCGCGGCCTGGCGCGCTCACGAGACCCTTCCGGCACACGTCATGAAGGCGCTCGACGCTCTGCCGGTCGAGACCCATCCCATGACCCAGTTCTCGATCGGGATCATGGCGATGCAGAACGACTCGATCTTCGCCAAGCGCTACCGCGACGGGATGCCGAAGTCGGCCCACTGGGAGGCGATGTACGACGACGTCGCGCTCCTCTTGGGGCGCCTTCCGGTCGTCGCCGCCTACATCTACCGCCGCTCGTACAAGGGCGGGAAGCACCTCGCCCCCGCTACCGACAAATCGCTCGACTGGGCGGCGAACTTCACGCACATGCTCGGGTTCGACGACGCCGGGTTCCGCGAGCTGATGCGCCTCTACATGTCGATCCACGCCGACCACGAGGGCGGAAACGTCAGCGCGCATGCCACGCACCTCGTCGGCTCGGCGCTCTCCGACCCGTACCTCTGCCTCGCCGCCGGAATGAACGGCCTCGCCGGCCCGCTCCACGGCCTCGCGAACCAGGAAGTCATGCGGTGGCTGGTGGGCGTCAAGAAGAAGCTCGGCGGTGGCGTTCCGTCGCGCGAGCAGCTCGCGACGTTCGTCTGGGACACGCTGAACTCGGGGCAGGTCATCCCCGGCTACGGCCACGGCGTGCTCCGCGTCACCGACCCGCGCTACCTCGCGCAGCGCGAGTTCGCGATGAAGAACCTCCCGGACGACGAGAACTTCCAGATCGTCAAGATGCTCTACGAGATCGTCCCCGACATCCTCCAGAAGCAGGGGAAGGCGAAAGACCCGTGGCCGAACGTCGACGCCCACTCCGGCGTCATCCTCGTCCACTACGGTCTCGTCGAGTACGACTTCTACACCGTGCTGTTCGGCGTCTCGCGCGCCATGGGCGTCCTCGCCTCGCTGATCCTCGACCGCGCTCTCGGCCTTCCGCTCGAGCGCCCGAAGAGCATCACGACCGAGTGGGTGAAGAAGAAGATCGCCGTTCCCGTGTAA
- a CDS encoding AraC family transcriptional regulator, with the protein MSSALSEPTYLVRVATLLLDDAARVGVNRERLVRRLVIDEATLRNPDARMPLSTLVAIVRAVLDEASDPAFGVRAGSARRARDAGLIGYAMLHSTTLRDALSRLARYGRIVGDQNRFELQDGTIVFESHPGLESIPEIVELNLAWIVAVLREIAGRDIVPAAVRFPAKEPEHVQALHAHFRCPLEFDVRPAAIVMHGADLDTTVASADATLVGYLDKLADEAVRALGANTTTGRLRQVLWSRLSAGAPTLDAAAATMAMSPRTLQRRLADEGTTFADALGALRHDLAAGLLDDPKLAVYEVGFLLGYADQSAFHRAFRRWYGMSPRRFREKSRRP; encoded by the coding sequence ATGTCTTCGGCACTTTCCGAGCCGACCTATCTCGTCCGCGTCGCCACGCTCCTGCTCGACGACGCCGCACGGGTCGGGGTGAACCGCGAGCGGCTCGTCCGGCGCCTCGTCATCGACGAGGCGACCTTGCGAAATCCCGATGCGCGGATGCCGCTGAGCACGCTCGTCGCGATCGTGCGGGCGGTGCTCGACGAGGCGAGCGACCCCGCGTTCGGCGTACGCGCGGGCTCGGCCCGCAGGGCGCGCGACGCCGGCCTCATCGGCTATGCGATGCTCCACTCGACCACGTTGCGTGACGCCCTGTCGCGTCTGGCGCGTTACGGCCGCATCGTGGGCGACCAGAATCGCTTCGAGCTGCAAGACGGGACGATCGTCTTCGAGAGCCACCCCGGCCTCGAGTCGATTCCGGAGATCGTGGAGCTGAACCTGGCCTGGATCGTCGCCGTTCTCCGCGAGATCGCGGGGCGCGACATCGTCCCGGCCGCCGTGCGATTCCCGGCGAAGGAGCCGGAGCACGTGCAGGCGCTCCACGCGCACTTTCGGTGCCCTCTGGAATTCGACGTGCGGCCCGCGGCCATCGTCATGCACGGCGCGGATCTCGACACGACCGTGGCGTCCGCGGATGCGACGCTCGTCGGGTATCTCGACAAGCTTGCGGACGAAGCCGTGCGTGCGCTCGGCGCCAACACGACGACGGGACGGCTCCGCCAGGTCCTCTGGTCGCGCCTGAGCGCCGGCGCGCCCACCCTCGATGCCGCCGCGGCGACGATGGCGATGAGCCCGCGCACGCTGCAGCGGCGGCTCGCCGACGAAGGGACGACGTTCGCGGACGCGCTCGGCGCGCTCCGGCACGATCTCGCGGCCGGTCTCCTCGACGACCCGAAGCTCGCCGTCTACGAGGTCGGGTTCCTCCTCGGGTACGCCGACCAGAGCGCCTTCCACCGGGCGTTCCGCCGCTGGTACGGGATGTCGCCGCGACGCTTCAGGGAGAAGTCGCGCCGCCCCTAG